GCGCCGCATTCCTGGGATGGGCGCAGGAAAACGGTCGGACCTCTACAGGGATGGCATGGCCGACGGGCACGTCTGCGTCTCGGACCTGGAGTGCGTGCAAGGCTGCCGCCACCTGGTGGGCGAGGAGTCGATCCTGGCAGGTGGGTCCTCAGGTGGCGCCGTGATGGCTGTAGACCGCATGCGAGACCAGATTCCGGCGGGCTCCAACTGTGTCGTCATCCTCTGCGATCGAGGCGAACGCTACCTGGACACGGTCTACGACGATGACTGGGTTGAAAAATACCTGGGCGAGGTGCCGATGATGGCTCAAGAAGCCGTCATGGCCTAGGAGGAAAACAACGACGCAAACCTTTCCGAACGAATTCCCATCCGCGTAATGATCGTACTAACTGGACCTCAGGTTGATACGCTGCTTCATGGCCATGAACATGACACCATGGCGGCGATAGCGGAGGCCTACGTGGCCCACCACGAAGGTCAGAGCAATCTGCCGAATTCAAGCTTCCTCCGGTTCCCGGGCAAAAAGCGCGAACGCATCATCGCCTTGCCGGCCTACCTCGGTGGAGGATTCCAGACGGCCGGGATTAAGTGGATCGCGTCGTTTCCGGAGAACGTCCAGCAAGGCATAGAACGCGCGTCGGCAGCGTTGCTGCTAAACGACGTGGAGACGGGCCACGCGACGGCGTTGCTCGAAGGCTCCATCATCAGCGCGCGCCGCACGGCAGCCAGCGCCGCGCTCGCGGCACAACAGCTCCACGGTGCGGACGCGCCGCACTCCGTTTCCATCATCGGGTGTGGGCTCATCAGCTTCGAGATCGTCCGCTTCCTGACGGTGCTGTGGCCAGAGCTGGACACCCTCGTGGTCCGCGATTTGAGTCCGGATCGCGCGGCGCAATTTGCGGAACGTGTGGACGCGCTTCAGCCGGGCATCACCGTTCGGGTGGCGCAGAGCGCCGAGGAAGCCCTCGCTGCGAGTCCGGTCGTCTCGTTTGCGACGACGGCCGTAGAGCCGTGGCTCGACAGCCTCGACGCGCTCGCGCCGGGGAGTACGGTGCTCCACATCTCGTTGCGGGACCTCACTCCGGAGCTCATCCTGGCAAACAACAACATCGTCGACGACCGGGAGCATGTCTGCCGCGCTCAGACGTCGGTCCACCTCGCTGAGCAGAGCGTGGGCCACCGCGATTTCATCAGCCGCACGCTTGCCGAGCTGCTGAGCGGAGCCGCGCCCGAGCCAACAGGAGCGGGGCGCCATCACATCTTTAGTCCGTTTGGACTGGGCGTCCTAGACCTGGCCCTCGCCACGATCGTCGAGAGCCGGGCGCACGAGATGGGCGTTGGCACGCGCATCCCAGAGTTCCTACCCGCCCCCTGGACGGAGCGGGCTGAGACGCATCAGGTCGCGATGTAGGGCAACGCACAGGTCGATTCTCAAGACATGCATTCCAAGCGTTCCCACGCGCACCGTGATGGCTAATTCGGTCGACTCCAGCATCGGGCACGGCATCGGTTTCTCCGAGGACGATCTAGCCCTCGTGGAGTTGATGCTCGAAGAGGAAGGGATCGTGCTCCAAGAAGCACAGGGTATCCCTGCGTGGGAAGGTCCGGGCGATGCGCCACAGTCGTCAGCCCAGCGTCGGTTCTGGATTGCAGAGCAGATCGTGGGCGAGTCCGGGATTTACAGCATCCCGCTCGTGTTGTACCTGCGGGGTTCACTCGACCGGGACGCGCTCGCTCAGAGCCTCACCGCGATCGTGGAGAGGCACCATGTACTGCGGAGCACGCTGCACATGGTGGACGGGAGGGCAGTACAGCGGGTAGGCCAACCACGCCGAGTGACCGTGCCGCTTGTTGACCTCAGCGATCTAGGTGAGGTCGAACAGCGGACTGCGCTTCACGAGCACGTGAACGCGGAGGCGGCCCGATCCTTCGATC
The genomic region above belongs to Bacteroidota bacterium and contains:
- a CDS encoding pyridoxal-phosphate dependent enzyme — its product is TMREIDEALEGHVDMVFCPTSTCGLVTGCSSYFRARGRSTKVIAVDALGSVIFSKVKATRRIPGMGAGKRSDLYRDGMADGHVCVSDLECVQGCRHLVGEESILAGGSSGGAVMAVDRMRDQIPAGSNCVVILCDRGERYLDTVYDDDWVEKYLGEVPMMAQEAVMA
- the sbnB gene encoding 2,3-diaminopropionate biosynthesis protein SbnB; protein product: MIVLTGPQVDTLLHGHEHDTMAAIAEAYVAHHEGQSNLPNSSFLRFPGKKRERIIALPAYLGGGFQTAGIKWIASFPENVQQGIERASAALLLNDVETGHATALLEGSIISARRTAASAALAAQQLHGADAPHSVSIIGCGLISFEIVRFLTVLWPELDTLVVRDLSPDRAAQFAERVDALQPGITVRVAQSAEEALAASPVVSFATTAVEPWLDSLDALAPGSTVLHISLRDLTPELILANNNIVDDREHVCRAQTSVHLAEQSVGHRDFISRTLAELLSGAAPEPTGAGRHHIFSPFGLGVLDLALATIVESRAHEMGVGTRIPEFLPAPWTERAETHQVAM